The genomic region gctgtgttatatagaggggtacagggtgataaaggagggggtgctgtgttatatagaggggtacagggtgatagaggagggggtgctgtgttatatagaggggtacagggtgatagaggagggggtgctgtgttatagggggtacagggtgatagcggagggggtgctgtgttatatatagggggtacagggtgatagaggggtacagggtgatagaggagggggtgctgtgttatatatagggggtacagggtgatagaggggtacagggtgatagaggagggggtgctgtgttatatatagggggtacagggtgatagaggggtacagggtgatagcggagggggtgctgtgttatatatagggggtacagggtgatagaggggtacagggtgatagaggagggggtgctgtgttatatataggggtacagggtgatagaggagggggtgctgtgttatatagaggggtacagggtgatagaggagggggtgctgtgttatatagaggggtacagggtgatagaggagggggtgctgtgttatatagaggggtatagggtgatagaggagggggtgctgtgttatatagggggtacagggtgatagaggagggggtgctgtgttatatagggggtacagggtgatagaggagggggtgctgtgttatgtgggggtacagggtgatagaggaggggctgctgtgttatgtgggggtacagggtgatagaggagggggtgctgtgttatgtgggggtacagggtgatagaggagggggtgctgtgttatatagggggtacagggtgatagaggaggggtgctgtgttatgtgggggtacagggtgatagaggagggggtgctgtgttatatagggggtacagggtgatagaggagggggtgctgtgttatatagggggtacagggtgatagaggagggggtgctgtgttatatagggggtacagggtgatagaggagggggtgctgtgttatatagggggtacagggtgatagaggagggggtgctgtgttatatagggggtacagggtgatagaggagggggtgctgtgttatatagggggtacagggtgatagaggagggggtgctgtgttatatagggggtacagggtgatagaggagggggtgctgtgttatatagggggtacagggtgatagaggagggggtgctgtgttatatagggggtacagggtgatagaggagggggtgctgtgttatatagggggtacagtgtgatagaggagggggtgctgtgttatatagggggtacagggtgatagaggagggggtgctgtgttatatagggggtacagggtgatagaggaggggtgctgtgttatatagggggtacagggtgatagaggagggggtgctgtgttatataggggtacagggtgatagaggagggggtgctgtgttatatagggggtacagggtgatagaggagggggtgctgtgttatataggggtacagggtgatagaggagggggtgctgtgttatatagggggtacagggtgatagaggaggggctgctgtgttatgtgggggtacagtgtggtaatggattattattattatgatgtatGATAGGCACACTGCTAAAAAGGATGATGTGATATGGTGTAAGGGGCAGCAGTAGGTAAGAGGGAGAACTATTTGTCACTGGAGCCGCTCGTTTCACTTTCATTTCATGTTTTGTCTGATGATTTTATCAAGTTCACAGATCATAGGATCTAAGACACCACAAATCATTTCAGCAAGTGATTTTACATACAACGCGTCCTTTCCATAGAATTTCTAAAACTTTCACCCTGCACTAATAGAACATGATAGTAAATCTTATGATCAATCCGTGAGGCTCATGCTGAGCGCGGGGGAGCCGGGGACTCGTATACCGGCGCTGATAAGCTTCGAGCAGACAACGAGGTGTGAGACTTCTGGATACGTTCCCTGGAGAGAGAAGAATTTGTGAAAATTAGTGGGGGGGGGTCCCAAGGTCAGAAACCCTCCAATCATGTAATGGAATATCCAAATAGCACCTGGTGTGGGGAGAGGGTAGGGTGCTATATGAAATAGAGGGGGTGATGATCATGGACATATGACCCAATGTTGGAAGTTGCATTTCCAGTGACAGCAGGTCCCAATCTTGTTATATACTGACCCCCATAAGCTTTATCTGTCTCTCAGCAGGGAggaagtaaagaacctttgtaatTCCTCTCTGCTTTATGAGAGTGTTCAGTCTGTAAGTAACAGACTTCCAATGCTTTATGTGCATATCCCAAGAGGTTTAAACTCTATAGTGGgatatgtaataaaaaatattaaaacctaaAAACCATCTCCAGTCTGATATCCCTGCCCGTAGAGTGCGGCTATCGCCACGTTGTACTCACTGTAAAACTTTGTCCCTTTCAAAGTTTGATAAGTATCGTcctgtttttgaaagaaatgAAGTTCGGAAGGAAGTCGCCGTTTTTCCACGCTCGGGTTTGTCTATATTATAACGTCCAACACCAACTGGGTTCTGTAAGACAAATAGTATCATTTATTGGATTGTTACCGGAGGTCAGTGGGGTCCAAGCATTTGGATAGAGGATGTGGATCTGTGAATGCGCATATTCATCTGTATGGGATGCCCAGGGGTCTCTGAGCTGCTTCTTCTCCATCAACAGAAATGAATGGACCCCACATGGGTGCAAGTTCTATAGACCTGGGGGGGGGACACATATACCCTACACCGTGGATAAGGCACAAGTGTCTATAGTGGCACAACGCATTTAATGTAAAGGTTTATCAATGTAAGAGGATGAAAGAAGGGGTTAGGGCTAAATGTGTACAAAGTTGTTAACCCTTTCCTCATTTAAAAGCAGAGGATGTAAAATGTGGTGAGAAGATTGTGCTCCAGGCGTTACACTTACACTGCTCCCGAAAAGGATCCTGCATGACTTTCTATCAAACCTCTTCGCAGACGTAAGGAAGGGCGCTGATGATTTCCGGACCGAGGAGAAAAGTGGTTTAGTATCATAAGAGCCCGGGCCGGGAGAATCCTACAATAAAATACAATGAGTAAGTTATAGCTCAGACATGAATGGCCCCCGCTTGTTATCCCAGGGTGCTGGCTATGGCACCTCCAAACCTATGAAAAGTCATAGCAATAAAGGAATAATTAGTTGCAGTCAGTGCCAGCAGTATGACATCATCACCTGCTCATCATCACACTGGAGGATGAACCTAGATAACAGCTTGATCCAGATTTCACCACTGGGATCCCCCACAAATGAGGACCCCTTGTACCTGCCTGAGGGGAGCGTTGCTTGTACAGCGGTGACTTCTGTCCATAGCCAGATGAATGGAAAATTGAGCCTACGTGACCACTGCTCCATTCAAAGAAGGGCACGGGGGGCCCTGCGttattgtggggggcagagttcCCAGTGACTGCACAGTcgtctttaacatgacaccaaaaCAAGGCTCAAGATGTGACATAACCGATAATAGGGGCCTATGACGTGACGCTCTCCCTACTGACTCGTCTCcggaaaaatgactcttctctattCATTTGCattcattaattttattttttttataggtcaacggctgagatttcacataaaaggaacGTTTCATCCCTGACCcgaggggctgctagtttaatggagtaaaatctaTCCTTATAAAAGGTTTCCAGGTGGTTTTGAAAAAGATCAAATTCTTACATACAAGAAGATACTAACCCATTGAGTCCTGCAATCCTTGTAattacatgccccccccccccctctatgatACTTACATTAGGCCGGGGCCAATTAGTCAGGGAGCTGCAGATTATTCTCTCTGTCGGGACTTTTGGATATTGAGAAATTTTCCCAAACTTTCCGTGTttctttttctgctcattttccagTTCTTCAATAAATGATTGGACTTTGTATTGTCCCGGCTCCGACttgttatttttctgtgtattgAATACAAAATAATTTAGCCGTAAGGTGCAACAAATCAATAGTAGAGTCACCAGAAACTATGTATAATGTGATACTGAAGACCGGTGTGAGACAGGGGAACCCCTCGTAGGGAAGCTCTCACCGACTTTTACCCCATTAACCTTTATAGAAATCTTACCTGTTTACCTACAATAAATCTCCAAATCCATGTGAAAGAGAGAAGAAAACGGTCAGAGAAGAGTCCGGCTCAGAGGCTGCCGGGTGGGGGTCATTTTAGATTCCTAGATCTTGGGTTCTGCAGCAGCGAGAACTATGGTTCTGGTATCGTATTGAAGAAGATAATTTTATTGCTCCACCACCAGGAGGGCAGTTATAAgcagcagataaagatccaatttcaTCTGGACTTGTACACCAGTGttttgtctttaaagggaacctgtcccaggGAccgcagaagcccattacacctgcagtgcacatcggcCTCTCTGCCTTCTCTGagcatctgcattacaatataattgtatgttataacttaccttgcaccctgacaaaatccaggggtagtcccaggggttgggctttggtttggatgcatttaaaaaaaaacaacatgtgacctgtctgtgctgcagactcctcagctctcagcccccacctttgtgctcctggacagctcctccctcctgctcctttacagaggtcacagcctctgagagctgaggagtctgcaacacagacaagtcacatgttgttttttgaaatgcatccaaatcaaagccaaACCCCTGTGACCaccccaggattctgtcagggtgcaagctaagttataaaacacaattatactgtaatgcaaatgcttagagaaggcagagaggccgatgtgcactgcaggtgtcatgggcttttacaatctgtctttagtgaaaatgaggtccctggtgacaggttccctttaataagataCCAGAACTATGGTTCTAAGTACTATACTGTGCTCTGTGCGGACAGGAGTgtctgcattatatagaaatatgatgcaaggatgttcccgtccccccccccctcctccatctctGGTTATATAGTAtctagaaccatggttctggtatcaaatTAAAGTTGAGAATCTCATCTGTCAAATCACATAAGTTCTGTGGTACAGAACCAGCGATACATGCAGATGAAAATGCAAAACTGGATCTTTAGCTGCAGATTACATTCCCAACTATGATTTTACCTGCccatatctctggttctatagtaCACAGAACTACAAGCCCAATGTGATTTGAAAGATAAAGTTAtcttctttaaaagaaatcttccatcaaaatcaagcatgataaaccagagacacttactcatagatccaggcctcattgcttttaaaatcaacttttaaaatgatgctaatgagccagaagcatttccaccctcccactgtgtgccgaaacttcctctgctgcagtaagatcaaatcaggcagagggatggggtaactgctgagggagcagagggggagacagtgtaacagccctcgAATCTGCTGCATGGAGTAACTGTGGTAAGACTGCCGTGACACtcgtttgtataattttaaaggttgattttagaaaaaggaggcaatggataacaaatataagaggtatgttacagattccctttaatgattTCTTCATGAGTTTCCATTGTTGTGTCTGTCACAATCATTCGAGGTGGGTAGTTTACATTACCAACATTTTCGGAAGTTCTGCCTTTCTAGCGTTATGTACTGTATCTGAACATACTTACAGGGGTGGCGAAGTATCCATATGGGATTGGCGCTGAGCGCGAGGGAGTGAATACGTCGTAAGGTCCTCTTTTGCCCACGGCGTGTTGTACGGTTTCATCTATGGAGGACTTGATGCGGTAGGTTCCTGGTCCCAGGTCACATCCCTACAACATGACATGTACATTAGGGACAGGCAGGACACACACGACCCCTCTGGCCTCGCAGTGACTCACGTGGGCGTCTGCTGTGCGACATTTACTCGACTCGCTCTCCATGATGCCTTTGGAGCTGGCGGATTTTGAAGCCTTCTCTTCTATTAATGCATATGGGTTCCCTCCTTTTCCGTAAGCGCCAGGTCCTGGGTAACTGTCCTGCACGGAGGAAAGAGATGGTCATATCAGTTACACGTATAAGATGGACCTAAGAGAACACATAGAAAGACTGTTACTATTACTGTGATAGTATTTACATTTATAGAGGATTAACATAGccacaaagctgaacatattgGTAAACCACATGACCAGAAAGTGCCCCAATAGTCAATCCCCCCCCGCGCTAGCCAGACCTCGCCACTCCACGGCACGACCCCCCAGCGCGCTAGACAGGCCCCGCCACGACCCCCCAGCGCGCTAGACAGGCTCCGCCACTCCACGGCACGACCCCCCAGCGCCCTAGCCAGGTGTCGCCTCAACCCCCCGGCGCGCTAGCCAGGTGTCGCCACTCCACGGCACGACCCCCCAGCGCCCTAGCCAGGTGTCGCCACTCCACGGCACGACCCCCCAGCGCCCTAGCCAGGTGTCGCCACTCCACGGCACGACCCCCCAGCGCCCTAGCCAGGTGTCGCCTCAACCCCACAGCGCGCTAGCCAGGCCTCGTCAAGCCCCAATcatttactcacctttccctgttCCCCCACAGCAGAAAACCTTTACTCCTCTGTGCGGACGCTGTACACGGCTCTGGACACAATGTGATGGCGTAACGTTGTCTGCCGGCCTCGAGCCGCGTACAGCTGCTGcacaggggagcagagaggactCCTGCTGCttcggggaaaggtgagtatcatgATACCCTGGGCCTTATGCTGCTCTCCCGCTGGCCCAGCCTGGGGCCTTGTGTTTGATCCCCGTGTAGAGTAAAATACAGAATATTATGGAAAATACTAAACCGCCTTGACCTTTTTCTCCTCCTTGAATCGCACGTCTCTGGTGCTGCACACTCCCCGCAGGCTGCACGGCTTCTCCTCCATCAGCTCCACAAAGGACTTTGTATTGTAGCGGCCGGGTCCCATGCTTTGCTTCTACAGTAATAACGTTACATACAAGGTGTCAGACCACGATCAGGGAGTTTGGTGGCATCAATTGGTAGAGCCACacggattttttactttttaaataatGTGTAGTAGTTTATGGGAACTGTGACATCTTATCACGGAGTCAGATATAGTCATCATACGTATAACATATGGACAGATCGCAGCAGAAGGGAGAAGTCTGTCAATCAGTAGAGAAGAGCTGCAGATGGACAGATTTCTCCCTATTGTCTCCCTATAGGATGAATCTGATGATGCCGCACACGTAGCACCACTCGCGCTCAGCGGTTCTCCTATACTACTGTACAGAGGACATCATTAATGGCTGAGAGatctgatttaaaggggttttccagtcttGATATTGATAATGTATGATGATTATATGACTGGGGCGGCAGACCCCACTGATCTGATAGCGATGACCTTAAGTATTGGTCACGGCTTCCCCACCCCTTTAATGCTGAGACGAAGTGCACGTGACCTTCTCTCACCAGCAGCCGGTTCCTCTGCCAGGCGTCTCTGTAGAGCAGGTGAGGCATCTCCGTCAGCCGCTCTGTTTCTTCCGCTCTTTTCCATCCCGGTGCAGACGCGTTTCTCTCCAGAACAGATGAACTGAAGTTACCAGGGGCCACCTCATAGGATCCAGGACCCAGACGTCTTCCCTGCACGAGATTACACAAAGATTCTGCACATTCATCTCACAAGAagcgatatcacagtacagagataatacacacagtgatgtcacagtacagagataatacacacagtgatgtcacagtacagggataatacacacagtgatgtcacagtacagggataatacacacagtgatgtcacagtacagggataatacacacagcgatgtcacagtacagggataatacacacagtgatgtcacagtacagagataatacacacagtgatgtcacagtacagagataatacacacagtgatgtcacagtacagagataatacacacagtgatgtcacagtacagagataatacacacagtgatgtcacagtacagagataatacacacagtgatgtcacagtacagggataatacacacagtgatgtcacagtacagggataatacacacagtgatgtcacagtacagggataatacacacagtgatgtcacagtacagggataatacacacagcgatgtcacagtacagagataatacacacagcgatgtcacagtacagagataatacacacagcgatgtcacagtacagggataatacacacagcgatgtcacagtacagggataatacacacagcgatgtcacagtacaggataatacacacagcgatgtcacagtacagagataatacacacagtgatgtcacagtacatggataatacacacagtgatgtcacagtacagggataatacacacagtgatgtcacagtacagggataatacacacagtgatgtcacagtacagaggataatacacacagtgatgtcacagtacagaggataatacacacagtgatgtcacagtacagaggataatacacacagtgatgtcacagtacagggataatacacacagtgatgtcacagtacggggataatacacacagtgatgtcacagtacagggataatacacacagtgatgtcacagtacagagataatacacacagggatgtcacagtacggggataatacacacagtgatgtcacagtacagggataatacacacagtgatgtcacagtacagggataatacacacagtgatgtcacagtacagggataatacacacagtgatgtcacagtacagagataatacacacagcgatgtcacagtacaggataatacacacagtgatgtcacagtacaggataatacacacagcgatgtcacagtagaggataatacacacagcgatgtcacagtccaggataatacacacagtgatgtcacagtacagggataatacacacagtgatgtcacattacagggataatacacacagtgatgtcacagtacaggataatacacacagtgatgtcacagtacagggataatacacacagtgatgtcacagtacaggataatacacacagtgatgtcacagtacagggatcatacacacagtgatgtcacagtacagggataatacacacagtgatgtcacagtacagggataatacacacagtgatgtcacagtacggggataatacacacagtgatgtcacagtacagggataatacacacagtgatgtcacagtacagggataatacacacagtgatgtcacagtacagggataatacacacagtgatgtcacagtacagagataatacacacagcgatgtcacagtacaggataatacacacagtgatgtcacagtacaggataatacacacagcgatgtcacagtagaggataatacacacagcgatgtcacagtccaggataatacacacagtgatgtcacagtacagggataatacacacagtgatgtcacattacagggataatacacacagtgatgtcacagtacaggataatacacacagtgatgtcacagtacagggataatacacacagtgatgtcacagtacaggataatacacacagtgatgccacagtacagggataatacacacagtgatgtcacagtacagggataatacacacagtgatgtcacagtacaggataatacacacagtgatgtcacagtacagggataatacacacagtgatgtcacagtacataattAAGGGCAGGTCATGGGTGTCAGTCCCTTCCTGACATCAGATTGTTACCTCCTGCTCCTGTCCGGGCTTTCACATGTGACgtgtttttgatgcgtttttggcgCATTCAAAAGGCTGCAGCCCGGATGCTGAGGTTACaatgcgttttagcagatgcagtgggaATGCAAGGTAACCTCAGcgcgtgatcaaggctgaagcctttggaatgtgtcaaaaattcatcaaaaaacgcaacgcattgtgtgaatgagccctaaaggaGATGGACACGGCCGCATCCAGTATATCAGCCACATAGCACATGACACTATACAGCACTCACCTGCTCGGAGGTGGCCCTCTTGCAGTATGACACTTGTGTGTATGTTCCCGGCTTCTTCAGTTCTGGATAAATGGCCGACACGTCAAATCTATAGGTGCACAGACACATCTATAGGTGTACAGAGAGATCTACAGGGTACAGACACATCTACAGGGTACAGACACATCTACAGGGTACAGACACATCTACAGGGTACAGACACATCTACAGGGTACAGACACATCTACAGGGTACAGACACATCTACAGGGTACAGACACATCTACAGGGTACAAGCGCATCTATAGATGTACAGAGACAATTACTCCCATCAGAGGATTTGGAGACTTGGTCACTGACCATACACCAGGGTGCA from Engystomops pustulosus chromosome 10, aEngPut4.maternal, whole genome shotgun sequence harbors:
- the CIMAP2 gene encoding ciliary microtubule-associated protein 2 isoform X3, with translation MGCTEDINHLYTRFDVSAIYPELKKPGTYTQVSYCKRATSEQGRRLGPGSYEVAPGNFSSSVLERNASAPGWKRAEETERLTEMPHLLYRDAWQRNRLLKQSMGPGRYNTKSFVELMEEKPCSLRGVCSTRDVRFKEEKKDSYPGPGAYGKGGNPYALIEEKASKSASSKGIMESESSKCRTADAHGCDLGPGTYRIKSSIDETVQHAVGKRGPYDVFTPSRSAPIPYGYFATPKNNKSEPGQYKVQSFIEELENEQKKKHGKFGKISQYPKVPTERIICSSLTNWPRPNDSPGPGSYDTKPLFSSVRKSSAPFLTSAKRFDRKSCRILFGSSNPVGVGRYNIDKPERGKTATSFRTSFLSKTGRYLSNFERDKVLQERIQKSHTSLSARSLSAPVYESPAPPRSA
- the CIMAP2 gene encoding ciliary microtubule-associated protein 2 isoform X1; its protein translation is MRRRRRTSRCASSCASTRFDVSAIYPELKKPGTYTQVSYCKRATSEQGRRLGPGSYEVAPGNFSSSVLERNASAPGWKRAEETERLTEMPHLLYRDAWQRNRLLKQSMGPGRYNTKSFVELMEEKPCSLRGVCSTRDVRFKEEKKDSYPGPGAYGKGGNPYALIEEKASKSASSKGIMESESSKCRTADAHGCDLGPGTYRIKSSIDETVQHAVGKRGPYDVFTPSRSAPIPYGYFATPKNNKSEPGQYKVQSFIEELENEQKKKHGKFGKISQYPKVPTERIICSSLTNWPRPNDSPGPGSYDTKPLFSSVRKSSAPFLTSAKRFDRKSCRILFGSSNPVGVGRYNIDKPERGKTATSFRTSFLSKTGRYLSNFERDKVLQERIQKSHTSLSARSLSAPVYESPAPPRSA
- the CIMAP2 gene encoding ciliary microtubule-associated protein 2 isoform X2 → MAEKRFRGAAFGSQSARFDVSAIYPELKKPGTYTQVSYCKRATSEQGRRLGPGSYEVAPGNFSSSVLERNASAPGWKRAEETERLTEMPHLLYRDAWQRNRLLKQSMGPGRYNTKSFVELMEEKPCSLRGVCSTRDVRFKEEKKDSYPGPGAYGKGGNPYALIEEKASKSASSKGIMESESSKCRTADAHGCDLGPGTYRIKSSIDETVQHAVGKRGPYDVFTPSRSAPIPYGYFATPKNNKSEPGQYKVQSFIEELENEQKKKHGKFGKISQYPKVPTERIICSSLTNWPRPNDSPGPGSYDTKPLFSSVRKSSAPFLTSAKRFDRKSCRILFGSSNPVGVGRYNIDKPERGKTATSFRTSFLSKTGRYLSNFERDKVLQERIQKSHTSLSARSLSAPVYESPAPPRSA